From the genome of Thermaerobacter marianensis DSM 12885:
GGCCGCGTCCCCCGCCTTCCCGGATGGGGCGACGTCGTCACCGGCCCGTTCCCGCTCTTCAGCGCCGGCGGCGGTACCGCCCGCCGGCCCCGGGCTTGGTTCCAGGACCTCGCCGCCGTGGGTTCCGGTGACCGGACCTGCCCCCGCCTCGAAGACCACCGGGGAGGCGGCGCTGCTGGTGATGGCCCGCCAGGACCAGACGCCCGCCAGCAGGCACAGGCCGACCAGCGGCGCCAGGATGCCCGCCGCACGGCCGTGCCCGGCGGCAGCCGGGCGGTGCACGGCGGGCGGGGCCGGCGGCGGGGCCAGAGCCGGTTCGTCCGGCCTGGACGCGTGGGGCCGGCAGCCTCCCCGCGGTTTCCCTCCGCCCGCCATCCTGCCTCCCGGCCTCGGAGGTGGTAGAACGGCCCCTGCAGGCGGCCGCCCGGGGATACCCGGCGCACCCGCCCCGGCTTGCTGCGCGGGCGGATCTACCCGCCTTTGTCCGTCCATGGCCGCCGCCCCCTTGCCGCGACCTGCCAGGTGAAGGACCCGCCAGGCCTCCACCAACCCCTTGCACTGGCACCAATTTACTGTGGCGGCCCTGGAATGTCAATATCTGGATCAAGGCCGGTTGCGGGCGGCCTCTCGGGCGACCGCCTGTCCCCTCGCCGCGGGCTCTCACCCTGCCGTCCGCGGCGATGGCATGGCGTCACCCCGCGGAGCCGGTGTCCGCCCCCCCTCCCCCGCGTCTTGTCCCGCCTGGACCCCGATTCCCGTACGAAAACCCGCGCAGGCGCCGGCCGAGCCGGCGCCTGCGCGTCCGTCGTCGTTCCCATCCGTGGTCCGGCGATTCCTTCTCCCGGGCTCCGGGTCCTTCTCCCGGGCTCCGGGCGGGTTGGTCACCCGCCCGGGCCCGGGCGCGCCGCGGGCGGGTGGTGCCTGCCATGAAGGCACGGGCGGTCATTTCACCACCACGTTGACCAGTCGTCCCGGCACCGTGATCACGCGGGCCACGGTCTTCCCGTCGAGCCAGTCCCGGACCCGCGGGCTGGCCAGGGCCCGCTGGCGCAGTTCCTCTTCGCTGAGGTCCGCCGGGACCTGCAACCGGTCCCGTACCTTGCCGTTGACCTGGACCACGATCTCCACCGTGCCTGCTTCCAGCACGGCCGGGTCCCACGCCGGCCAGGGCTGCCGGTGGACGCTGCCCCTGGTGGCGCGCCAGCCCAGCAGCTCCCACGCTTCCTCGGCCAGGTAAGGCGTGAAGGGCGCCAGCATGCGCAGCAGCCGGTCCAGGGCCGCCGCCAGCAGGTCGGCCCGCTGGGCGGCCGGTTCCACCCGGTCGCGGTAGCCGTAGATGGCGTTGACCAGCTCCATCAGGGCGGCCACCGCCGTGTTGTACTGCATGCGCTCGGCGATGTCCGTCGTCACCCGGGCGATGGCGCGGTGCACCTCGCGCCAGAGGGCCTGTTCTTCCGGACCCCATCCCTGCATGGCCGGCTGGATCTCCCCCGCCCCGGCCGCCGCGGCACCCGGCCGCGCCCCCGCCGGGCCCGTGCCGCCCCGGACGTCCGTGGCCGCGTTCCCGTCCTCACCGGCGGCGCCTGCCAGCCCACGCCCGCCGGCCCCTGCAGCGTACCCGGCCGTCACGGCCCCCACGGCCTCCGCCACGGCGCCGTCCCGGGCCGCCGCCACCTGGCCCGCCGCGCCCCGGATGGCCTCGGCGCACCCGGTCACCAGCCGCCAGACCCGCTGGACGAACCGGCTGGCGCCTTCGATGCCGTGCTCCGACCACTCCAGGTCGCGCTCGGGCGGCGCCGCGAACAGGATGAACAGGCGGGTGGCGTCGGCGCCGTACTCCTCCAGGATGTCCTCGGGGCTCACCACGTTGCCCTTCGACTTGGACATCTTGGCGCCGTCCTTGATCACCATGCCCTGGGTCAGCAGGCGCCGGAACGGCTCGGGGCTGGGCACCAGGCCCTCGTCGTAGAGCACCTTGGTGATGAACCGGGAGTAGAGCAGGTGCAGGACGGCGTGCTCGATCCCGCCGATGTACTGGTCCACCGGCAGCCAGTAGAACACCTTTTCCCGGTCGAAGGGCTGATGCTCGTCCCGGGGCGAGGTGTAGCGGTAGTAGTACCAGGACGAGTCCACGAAGGTGTCCATGGTGTCCGTCTCGCGCCGCGCGGGCCCGCCGCAGGACGGGCAGGTGGTGCGCACGAAGGACTCGGACGTGGCCAGCGGAGAGGCTCCCACCTGGAAGCGTACGTCATCGGGCAGGAGGACCGGCAGCTGGTCTTCGGGCACCGGCACGATGCCGCAGCGGTCGCAGTAGACGATGGGGATGGGCGCCCCCCAGTACCGCTGGCGGGAGATCAGCCAGTCCCGCAGCCGGTAGTTGACGGTGCGGCGGCCGATGCCGCGCCGTTCGAAGTCCTCGGCCATGCGCCGGTAGGCTTCCCGGCTGTCCATGCCGTCGTAGGGGCCGGAGTGGATCATCCGCCCGGGCCCCGTGTAGGCCTCCTCCAGCCGGTCGCCGTCGGCCGGCACCCCCTCGCCCTGGATCACCACCCGGACGGGGAGCCCGTACTTGCGCGCGAACTCGAAGTCCCGCTGGTCGTGGGCGGGCACGGCCTGAATGGCGCCCGTGCCGTAATCCATCAGCACGTAGTTGGCCGTCCAGATGGGGATGCGCTCGCCCGTGACCGGGTTGATGGCATAGGCACCGGTGAAGACGCCCTCCTTGGCGTCCAGCGCCTCCGCCCTGTCCCGCACCGTCAGCCGCGTCACCCGCTCGACGAAGGCGCGCACCGCCGCCTCCTGTTCCGTCCCCCGCGCCAGCTCCAGGGTCAGCGGGTGGTCGGGGGCCAGCACCATGAAGGTGGCCCCGTAGACCGTGTCGTGGCGCGTGGTGAAGACCGTCAGCTTCTCGTCCCGGCCGGCGATGGGGAAGTCCAGCTCCATGCCCTCGCTGCGGCCGATCCAGTTGCGCTGCATCACCTTGACCCGCTCGGGCCAGCCCTCCAGAAGGTCGAGGTCTTTCAGCAGCCGGTCGGCGTAGGCGGTGATGCGGAAGAACCACTGTTCCAGCTCGCGCTTCTCCACCGGCGTGCCGCAGCGCCAGCAGGCGCCGTCCTCCACCTGCTCGTTGGCCAGCACCGTGGCGCAGCGCGGGCACCAGTTGACGGGCGCCTTCTTCCGCTCCACCAGCCCCCGCTTGTACAGCAGGAGGAACAGCCACTGGGTCCACTTGTAGTAGCCGGGGTGGGAGCAGGCGATCTCCCGCCGCCAGTCGTAGCTCAGGCCCAGGCGCTGCATCTGCTCGCGCATGGCGGCGATGTTGGCGTAGGTCCACTCCGCCGGGTGGGTCTGGTTGGCGATGGCGGCGTTCTCCGCCGGTAGCCCGAAGGAGTCCCAGCCCATGGGGTACAGGACGTTGTACCCGCGCATGCGGAGGAACCGGGCCGTGGCGTCGCCGATGGAGTAGTTGCGCACGTGGCCCATGTGGAGCTTGCCCGACGGATAGGGGTACATCTCGAGGCAGTAGAACTTCGGCCGCGACGGATCGGCCTCCACGTGGTAGAGGCCCTCCTCCGCCCAACGCTGCCGCCACTTCTTCTCGGCGGCGTGAAAGTTGTACCGGTCGTCGACGGCCATGACCATTGCCTCCTCTTTCCGCTTGGCTGCCTGGCAACGGGGGTGGACCCGGGGCGCAAGGCCGGCGAAGGCTGCCGCCGAGCGGGCCGGCCGGGCCCATAACGCCGGGAGCCTCCCGTCCCCAAGGGACGGGAGGCTCCCGCGGTACCACCCTTCTTGATCAGTGTGGAGCGGATGGGACTCGAACCCACGACCTCGTCAATGCCATTGACGCGCTCTCCCAACTGAGCTACCGCCCCACGCGTCTGACCCACTCGTGCCCTTAACGCGGGCGACGTCGCCGGCTCCGGCGGCGGCTTCCTGCCGCCCTGCCCTCGCCGGCGCGGCTCCCGGGCGAGTTCCCCTGCCGCGTACCGCCGGTTTGCACCGCCACCGGCTCTCTGGGGGCCGCCGGCAGGGTACTGCTCCCGTTCACGGCCTTTGCGCATCCGGTTGTCGAACCGCGTAGCCCATTATAGAGAGCGTGCCGCCGCGGTGTCAAGGCGATGCGCGGCGCCGCCGCTTCGCCGCACCGCCGGCCCTCACGAGCCCGGCAGGGACTCCAGCTCCAGCCGCCGGGCATCGCCCCAGAGCCGCTCCAGAGCGTAATACTCGCGCTCCGCCGCCAGGAAGACGTGCAGCACCACGTCGTCGAAGTCCAGCAGTACCCACCGGGCCGCGTCGTATCCCTCGCGGTGGCTCGGCATCTGGCCCTGCTCCGCCAGGTCTTCCTCCACGCCGTCGGCGATGGCGCGCACGTGGATGGGATTCTGCCCGTGACAGATGACGAAGTAGTCGGCGATCAGGGTGAGGCCCTCCATGTCGAGGATCACGACATCCGCCGCCTTCTTCGCCTCGGCCGCCCGCGCGATGGCCAGCGCCTTCTCCCGGCTGGTCAACCGCCTCATCCCTCCCTGGTGTGCGGTGCCGCCCCCGTGGCCGCACTGCCGGCGGCGCTGCCGGTAGCGGTCCCGGTAAAGTCTTGCCCTACGACGATGCGCGCGTCGACGCCCTCGGGCAGGTCCGCCGTCGTCTCGACCCGGACCGAGGCCGCGGCCGGATCCAGCACCTGCCGCAGCCGCTCGCCCACGTCGGTGTCGCCGGGCCGGACCAGCACCGTGGTCTCCTGGAAGTCGAAACGGCCGGCATTGCCCACGGTGACCACCTGGAAACCGTATCCGCGCAGCAGGTCGGCGGCGCTGCTGGCCGCACCCCGGCGCCCGTTGCCGTTGAGCACCTCCAGGCGCACCTGGGCGTTGGCCTCCACGTCGATGCCGGCCAGGATCTTCATCGCCTCGCGGCGGGCCTCCTCCGGTTCGACCAGCCAGTAACTCAAACCGTCCAGGTAGCCCGGCCGCCCCGGCAGGATGCCCATCTCCAGCGCCGACGGGTCGAACTTGGGCAGCAGGGCGACCAGCCCCAGCATGCGGCTGGTCGGCATGTCCGTCGTCACCTGGCGGCCCAGGGTGCTGGCCAGCTGGGGCAGCTTCAGGACGCCCTGCATGCTCAGCACCTTGTCCACCAGCGCCTTGAGGAACTGCTGCTGGCGCTGGATGCGGAAGATGTCGCCGTCCTGGCGGTACCGCACGTACTGCAGCGCCTTGTCGCCGTCCAGCGTCTGGCATCCGGGCTGCAGGTCGATGCGCAGGTTCTGGCTGCGGGCGGTGTAGTGCATCGGCTTGTCGATGCAGACCTCGACGCCGCCCACGGCGTCCACCAGGGCCCGGAAGGCGTCGAAGTCGACCTCGACGAAGTAGTCGATCTGGATGCCCAGGAAGTTCTCGACGGTCTCGGCGACCCGCCGCGCGCCGGCCCCGGGCCCTCCCTCGGCCTGGCCGTAGGCGTGGGCGTGGGCGATCTTCTCAGGCTCGGGCCGGCCGGGGATCTCCACCCGGGTGTCACGGGGGATGGACAGCAGGCCCACCCGGCCCGTGGCGGGGTTCACGTTGACCACCATGATGGTATCCGAACGCTGGGGCGCAGGGGGCTCACCGGCACCGGCCCCGGCATCCACCCCGAGCACCAGGATGTTGATCGGCCGGTCGGCCACCACGCCGGGCTGCTCTTGCGGCTGCGGATCCGGCGGGACCTGCTGCACGCTGCTGAAGAACCCGTAGAGGGTCGAACCCAGCCACCCGGCGGACACGACGCCGGCGGCCGCCAGCACCGCCGCCACCACCAGCAGCACCCGGCCGGCCTTGCGGCGCCGGCGCTTGGACTCTTCTTTCATGGGCCCAACCAGCGGCATGCTCACGGTAAAACGCTCCTTTTCGCGCAAAACGCCCTGCAGAGGGCCATTCGAGTTTTACTGCCATGGTACCGGGGCACCGGCAACCGGCACCAGGGCGATGGGTACCAGCGTCCCCTTTAGGACTTCGGTGCCGGTGCGCCGGTTCCCGCACCCGCGGCATCCCCCTGCAGCGGGCGCCTCTGCCGCCAGTGGTTGCGGGCCGCCACCGTCGCCGCCGGCAACCAGAACCCGTTGCGCAGGCAATAGCGGATCAGGTCGTCCAGGACGGCCGCCATGGCGGCATCCACGTCGCGAGCCGCCAGGCGGCGCAGTTCGTCGACGCCCGGATAGCGGCGGGCGGGCTCCAGCTTGTCGGCCAGGAAGACCAGACACCCCACGGGTCCCAGGCCGGGCCGGGCCGTGGTATGCCAGCGGATCGCCTCCAGGACCTCCGGGTCCCGGGCCAGACCGCGCCGGGCCGCTTCCCAGGCGGCCACGGGCCCGTGCAGCAGGATGGGATCGGCCCGCTCGGCCGCGTCGGGCTCCCACCCCGCCTGCCGGGCGGCAGCCAGCAGCGCTTCCGGGGACCGCTCCCGGGCCAGGTCGTGCAGCCAGGCGGCCAGTTCCACCCGCAGCGGGTCGACACCGTGACGGAAGGCCAGGTCCCGAGCCGTCTCCACCACCCGGGCCACGTGCTGGAACCGGGCGGGGCTCAGGACCGCCTCTGCGGCCTGGCGGGCCCGTTCCAGATCGGCGGAACCGGCGTCGCGCAGCGCGTGCCCGGTCATGCCCGCCCCGCGCCTCCCCCGGCCGCACCGGCGGCGCTGCCTGGACCTGCCCCGGGGGCACCGGCGGCCTCCCCCGCCCCCTCGGGGGCGCCGGAGGTGCCCGCCCGCCGGAGGGCGGCCGCCTCGCCGGCCCGCTCGCTGCCGGCTCCGGCCCCGCGCGGCCGGTACAGCCCGTACTTGTGCACGTAGTCCTCCACCGCCGCCGGGACCAGGTAGCGGATCGAGCGGCCTGCCGCCACCCGCTCCCGCAAATCCGTGGAGGAGATGCCGATCTCGGGGATGGGGAGGAGGTGGACCCTGGCCCGCCGGGCCGCAGGCAGGCTGTCGAGGAACCGCTGCAAGGCCTCACCGGGCAATCCGGGGCGGGTGACGACGATCAGCTGGCAGGCATCCAGCAGGCCCAGGCCGCCCCGCCACGACGGCAGGGTGACCACCGAATCGGCGCCGGCGATGAAGTAGACCGTGGCCTCCGGCCCGGCCATGGCGGAGAGCTGGCGCAGGGTGTCGATGGTGTACGAGGGGCCTTCCCGGTCCAGTTCCAGGCGGGTGGTGTAGAAGTAGGGGTTGCCGGCAGTGGCCAGCACCGTCATCCGGTAGCGGTGCTCGGCGTCGCTGACCGCCGCGGGATCCTTGTGGGGCGGCCGGCCGGCGGGGACGAACAGCACCCGGTCCAGGCGAAAGTGGGTCCGGGCGGCTTCCGCCGCCACCAGATGCCCGATGTGGATCGGGTCGAAGGTCCCTCCGAGCACGCCCAGTTGCAGCGGCCGGCCGTCCCGCCGGGGCGCCAGCCACTCCTCAAGCCCTCTGGCCACCGGTATCCTCCTCTTGTCGCCCGCCGCCGACCGTTCCGCGCTGGCGGGCGCGGCCATCCCGCGCGGCCGGCCGGGCGCCCCGGCCCGGCATGCCCGGCACGACGCGGAGCGGCCGATCCTCTCCCGCCGGTTCCTCGCCGTCGCTTTGCGGGCACGGCGACCCGCACCGCCCCCGAATGCACCGGGCGCGAAGGCTGCGGTCATCGGTCCGGCCCGTGGCCCGTTTCCCCGCGCCCGCCGCGTTCGCTCCCGCCCTCGCCGCCGTCGCCGCGGTGCCCGCCAGGTTCCCCGGCGGGTGCTCCCTCCCGCTCCCCGTCGGTCGATCCCGTCGCGTCGCCCAGGAGCAGTTCCATCGGCCCCAGCCGCACCGTGTCGCCATTGCGGGCGCCGGCGGCGCGCAGGACGTCCTCCGCACCCAGCCGCTCCAGGCGCCGCAGCAGCCAGCGCACGGCCTCCTCATTGTCGAAGTCGGTCATCGCCACCCACCGCTCGACCAGGGGGCCGTGGAGGGTCCAGGTGCCGTCGGGCTCCCTCCGCGCCTCGACCCGCCTCGGATCGGGGCCGGCGCGGTACACCTTGCGCTCGGCCACCGGGAGCGGCTGGGAAGCGGGCGCCCGGGCCAGCAGGGCTTCGACCCGGTCCAGCAGCCGGTCCAGGCCCTCGCCCGTGGCGGCGGAGATGGGCACCAGTTCGAGTCCCCAGCGGCGAGCGGCCTCTTCCAGGCGCGAAAGGTGCGCTGCCGCGGCGGGCAAGTCCATCTTGTTGGCCGCCACGACGCCGGGCCGCTCCAGCAGCGAGGCCTCATAGGCTTCCAGTTCGTCCCGCAGGGTGGCCAGGTCCTGCTGCGGGTCGCGGCCTTCGGTGGCCGCCGCGTCGACCACGTACACCAGGACCCGCGTGCGCTGCACGTGGCGGAGGAACTCGTGGCCGAGGCCCACCCCCTGGTGGGCGCCCTCGATCAAGCCGGGGATGTCGGCGACGACGAAGCTGCGCCCGGGCCCGCGCTGCACCACGCCCAGGTTGGGCGCCAGGGTGGTGAAGGGGTAGGCCGCCACCTTGGGCCGGGCGGCGGAGATGCGGGCCAGGAGGCTGGACTTGCCGGCGTTGGGCCAGCCGACGAGGCCCACGTCGGCCAGGAGGCGCAGCTCCAGCTTGAGCCACCGTCGCTCGCCGGGTTCGCCCTTCTCCGCCAGCCGCGGGGCCTTGCGCCGGGGCGTGGCGAAGCGGGCGTTGCCGCGGCCGCCGCGGCCGCCGCGGGCCACCACCACCCGCTGGTCGGGGTCGGCCAGGTCGGCCAGGATCGCGCCCGTATCCCGGTCCCGCACCACGGTGCCGGGAGGAACCGGCACGTAGCAGTCCTCCCCGCGCCGGCCATGGCGGTTGCCGCCCTCGCCGTGGCCGCCGCGGCCGGCCCGGTAGTGGCGGCGGTAGCGCAGGTCGGCCAGGGTGGTCAGGGCCGGGTCGACCACCAGGATCACGTCCCCGCCCCGGCCGCCGTCCCCGCCGTCGGGCCCGCCCCGCGGCACATACTTCTCCCGGCGGAAGCTGACGGCCCCGTTGCCGCCGGTTCCGGCCTCGACATAGATCTCCGCTTCGTCGACGAAGTCGGGCAATGGCGTCACCCCATGGGCGGCCCCGGTGCCTCCGGCCGTGGCAGGAGGCCCGGCGGGCGTGCCGGGACGGCAGACATATCCACGTCGCGAGCTTATACGTCGCGAGCTGGGCATCGAGCCGGCGTCTAGCCGGCGGCCGGTCCTTCGCCCTCGGGCCCGGCGTTCCCTTCCAGACCGGCGACCAGGCTGGCCCCCGGGCCGTCCCACTGCAGCCAGATGCGCTGCCCCGGCACCTGGCGGGCCGCCTCCCGGGCCGCCTCCAGCACGGCCGCCAGCCGGGCCGCGTCGGGCCCGTTCCACCGCCCGGCCGGGCCGCCGGCGCCGGCACGGCCGCGGGCGGGGTCTGGGCCACCGGCCGGACCGCCCGGCGGCCGCCAGACCACCTCGAGTCCCGCCGCCTCGCACCGGGCGCGCCAGGTCAGGTAGAACGCGGCCGCCTCAGGCGGCCAGTGGCGCAGGGCCGCCCCTTCCCACTCCAGCTGGCGGCACCAATCCGCCAGGGCCGCCGCCGCCCGCTCGGGGCGTCCCAACTGCAGCCAGCCCAGGGCCACCTGCAGCCGGTTGACGGCGCCGTGGCGCCAGGCTCGGACGACCTCCACCAGGCGTGCGGCACCGGCAGCCGGTTCGTCCCTCGCGACCATCAGGATCCCCCCGCCCCGGGCACGCCCCGAATAGCAAAAAGCCCCCGCTGAACCGGTGCCGGCCGCAGCGGAGGCGCCTCCCGCGCGAATGGCTTCAGTCGGCCGCGATCTGGACGGTCTTGTCCGCCGGGAGGGGCATCACGTTGACCACCCGGCGGCCGCCGCGGGTGCCGAACGTCACCACGCCGTCGATCAGGGCGAACAGGGTGTCGTCACCGCCCCGGCCCACGTGCTTGCCGGGGTGGAACTTGGTCCCGCGCTGCCGCACCAGGATGGTGCCGGCCCGCACCACCTGCCCCTCGTACCGCTTGACGCCCAGGTACTTGGGGTTGCTGTCGCGGCCGTTGCGGGTGCTGCCGCCGCCCTTCTTGTGAGCAAAGAGCTGCAGGTGGATCCGGCGCATGGACTTCACCTCCCTCCGGCATTGCGCTCCTCCACGCGCACGTAGTCGTCGTAGTCGCTGGCGATGGCCTGGATGCCGACGCGCGCCGTCTCCAGGATGGCCTGGGCGGCCCGGTGGACGTCGGGCGGCACCGCCGCCGGCAGTTGGCAGACCAGCCGGCCCTCCTCGTCCAGCTCCACGTCGGGCACCAGGTGCAGGACCTCTTCGAGGCCCAGGATGGCCGCCTGGCTCAGGGCCGACACGGCAGCGCAGACGATGTCCTCGCCGCGGTCGGCGAACCCGGCGTGGCCGGTGATCTCAAACCGGGTGATGGCGCCCTGTCCGTCGCGGTAGAACACGGCCCGGATCACGGTTCACGCCTCGATGCGGTCGATCTTCACCCGGGTGAAGGGCTGGCGATGACCCCGCTTGCGCCGGTAGTTCACCTTGGGCCGGTATTTGAACACGATGATCTTGCGGCTGCGGCCGTGGCCCAGCACGTGGCCCGTGACCCGTGCACCCTCGACCACCGGCGTGCCGATGCGGAAGTCGTCGCCCTGCTTGACGGCCAGGACCCGGTCGAACACCACCGTGTCGTTCTCGGCCGCCGGCAGCTTCTCCAGGATCAGGACGTCGCCCTCCTGCACCCGGTACTGCTTGCCGCCCGTCTCGATGATGGCGTACATGGCGTCACCCCGCCTCCACCTGGCTACGTCGCCCGGTCGCCGTCGTCCTTGCCTTGCCCGTGCAGGAAAAAGGCAGAAAAAGGGGCCCCCGCGATGCCGGGGCCTTGACAGCGCTAGTATTCTAGTCGCCGGCGCCCGGGGGTGTCAAGGCAAGCGGCGCCGGGCGCGTACGGTCGGAGCACCGCCGTCTCCCGGCAGGCGGCCTTCAGGACACCACCCGCGCCCGGGCGTAGGTCCGATAGGCGCGGGTGATCTCCACCACCACCCGCTGGCCCACCCGGTCGCCGGCGCCCTGGATGTCGATGACGTACCCCTCCAGCCGCGCGATGCCGTCGGCCTCGTTGGTGGCGTGCCGCTCCTCCACCTCCAGTTCCAGGCGCTGTCCGGCGTGAACGGGCAGCGCCTGGCGCTCCACCTCCTCCCGGCTGCCCAGGGCCACCAGGTTCATGGCCTCCAGGTGGACGTCGTCGCGGCCGCGGATGAACACGCTGCGCCCCGTCTCCCGCTCCAGCTCCCGCAGGTTGGCGCCGCCCGCGCCGATGAGCAGCGACGCCACCGACGGGTGGACCTCCACCAGGATGGCCTCGCTGGCGGAATGGCGCAGGATGCGCTTGATCTCCCGCCGCACCCGGCGCGCCGCGCTCTCCTCGCTGAGCACCCGGCCGCGCCCGTCGCAGTAGGGGCACTCCCGGGTGAGCTGTTCGAGCAGGCTACGGCGACCCTTCTTGCGCGTCATCTCGACCAGGCCCAGGCTGGTGATCCCCAGCACCGTAGCCTTGGTGTGGTCCCGGGCCAGGTGGCGCTCCAGTTCCTGGACCACCCGCTGGCGGTGGGACGGTTCCTCCATGTCGATGAAGTCGATGACGATGATGCCGCCGATGTCGCGCAGGCGAAGCTGCCGGGCGATCTCCGCCGCCGCCTCCATGTTGGTCCGGAAGACCGTGTCGGCCAGGTTCTTGGAGCCGACGAACTTGCCGGTGTTGACGTCGATGGCGGTCAGGGCCTCGGTCTGGTCGATCACCAGGTAGCCGCCACTCTTCAGCCACACCCGCCGCTTGAGGGCGCGCTCGATCTCCTCGTTGATGCCGTATTGCTCGAAGAGGCCCGCCTCCCGGTTCTGGTAGAGGTGCACCCGGTCGCGCAGCGGCGAGGCGAAGGCGGCCATGAGGTCCAGCATCCGGCGGTACTCGGTGGGGTCGTCGATCCACACCTCGTCGACCTCGGGCGTCAGCATGTCCCGGACCACCCGGAAGACCAGGCCCAGGTCGCGGTAGAGCAGGACCGGCGCCCGCTCGCGGCGGGCGCGGCGCTGGATGTCGGCCCACAGCCGGGTCAGGTACTCCACGTCGCCCCGCAGCTCGGCCTCGCTTCGGCCCTCGGCGGCGGTGCGGACGATCAGGCCGGCGCCTGGCGGCTGCAGGCTCTGGGCCAGCTGCTTGAGCCGCTGGCGCTCCTTCTCGTCGTGGATGCGGCGGGAGACGCCCACGTAGTCGACCCCGGGCATCAGCACCAGCAGCCGGCCCGGCAGGGTCAAGTGGCGGGTCACCCGCGCGCCCTTGTTGCCCGTGGGCTCCTTGACGATCTGGACGATGATCTCCTGACCGGGATGGAGGAGGTCGGTGATGGCGGCATGGCGGAGGTCGTCGGGCAGGTCGTCGTCCTCGGCATCCTCCCCGCGGGGCACCGCGTCGGCGACGTAGAGGAAGGCGTTGCGCTCCAGCCCGATGTTGACGAACGCGGCCTGCATGCCGGGGAGCACGTTCTCGACTTTGCCCTTGTAGACGTTGCCCGCCACCCGCTGGTTGGAGGGCCGCTCGTGGTAGATCTCGACCAGGCGATCGTCCTCCAGCACGGCGACCCGCGTCTCGTCGGGTTCCACCGTGACCAGGATGGATTTGCGCATGGAAAAACCACTCCAAACTTGTAGATAACCTTAGTTTAATCCATCGCCGGGACCCGCTCCATTGGTCCCGCCGCCGCGTCGTGGGTGCCCCCGCAGCGCTCCCTTCGCCCCGCCCCCCGGTCGGGGCAGAACCCCGTATCGGAAGGAACCCTCATGGAGAAATATGGCGGCACCACCGGCCGGCGATGCGGGGGCGAGCGCCCTGCTTGCGAGCCGGTTCTTCCGCCACGGAGCGGCGTGCGGAGAGGGCCACGACCGGTTTGCCGGAGTGGACGGCCGTCACCGCAACGGGTGCACGGGCCGGTTCGCCCCAGCGGACCAGCAGGCGGGGACGGCCGGGGCGGGTAGGGGCCCGGACCCGTTTACGCGCGCCACTCCAGCAGGTCGCGCAGCGGGGCATCGAGCCCCAGGTGGAGGATGCCGCGCAGCAGGAGGCCCTCGTCCAGCTCGCCCAGGGGGCGCTGCTGCTCGTCGACCACCACGATCTCGTGGTAGCTGCCGGGGCGCAGGGCTTCGGCCACCTGGCGCAGGCTGGCGGTCTCCAGGGCGATCAGCCGGTGCACCGGCAAGATCCCCGCCCGGCGCAGCCGGCCGCGCTTGGTCCAAAGGCCCCGCAGGGCCGTCACGCCCACCCACTGCTCCTCCCGCGCCGTCCCGACCCAGATGGTGATGGCGGCGGCCAGGA
Proteins encoded in this window:
- the leuS gene encoding leucine--tRNA ligase, whose translation is MAVDDRYNFHAAEKKWRQRWAEEGLYHVEADPSRPKFYCLEMYPYPSGKLHMGHVRNYSIGDATARFLRMRGYNVLYPMGWDSFGLPAENAAIANQTHPAEWTYANIAAMREQMQRLGLSYDWRREIACSHPGYYKWTQWLFLLLYKRGLVERKKAPVNWCPRCATVLANEQVEDGACWRCGTPVEKRELEQWFFRITAYADRLLKDLDLLEGWPERVKVMQRNWIGRSEGMELDFPIAGRDEKLTVFTTRHDTVYGATFMVLAPDHPLTLELARGTEQEAAVRAFVERVTRLTVRDRAEALDAKEGVFTGAYAINPVTGERIPIWTANYVLMDYGTGAIQAVPAHDQRDFEFARKYGLPVRVVIQGEGVPADGDRLEEAYTGPGRMIHSGPYDGMDSREAYRRMAEDFERRGIGRRTVNYRLRDWLISRQRYWGAPIPIVYCDRCGIVPVPEDQLPVLLPDDVRFQVGASPLATSESFVRTTCPSCGGPARRETDTMDTFVDSSWYYYRYTSPRDEHQPFDREKVFYWLPVDQYIGGIEHAVLHLLYSRFITKVLYDEGLVPSPEPFRRLLTQGMVIKDGAKMSKSKGNVVSPEDILEEYGADATRLFILFAAPPERDLEWSEHGIEGASRFVQRVWRLVTGCAEAIRGAAGQVAAARDGAVAEAVGAVTAGYAAGAGGRGLAGAAGEDGNAATDVRGGTGPAGARPGAAAAGAGEIQPAMQGWGPEEQALWREVHRAIARVTTDIAERMQYNTAVAALMELVNAIYGYRDRVEPAAQRADLLAAALDRLLRMLAPFTPYLAEEAWELLGWRATRGSVHRQPWPAWDPAVLEAGTVEIVVQVNGKVRDRLQVPADLSEEELRQRALASPRVRDWLDGKTVARVITVPGRLVNVVVK
- the rsfS gene encoding ribosome silencing factor, whose translation is MTSREKALAIARAAEAKKAADVVILDMEGLTLIADYFVICHGQNPIHVRAIADGVEEDLAEQGQMPSHREGYDAARWVLLDFDDVVLHVFLAAEREYYALERLWGDARRLELESLPGS
- a CDS encoding LCP family protein, whose translation is MPLVGPMKEESKRRRRKAGRVLLVVAAVLAAAGVVSAGWLGSTLYGFFSSVQQVPPDPQPQEQPGVVADRPINILVLGVDAGAGAGEPPAPQRSDTIMVVNVNPATGRVGLLSIPRDTRVEIPGRPEPEKIAHAHAYGQAEGGPGAGARRVAETVENFLGIQIDYFVEVDFDAFRALVDAVGGVEVCIDKPMHYTARSQNLRIDLQPGCQTLDGDKALQYVRYRQDGDIFRIQRQQQFLKALVDKVLSMQGVLKLPQLASTLGRQVTTDMPTSRMLGLVALLPKFDPSALEMGILPGRPGYLDGLSYWLVEPEEARREAMKILAGIDVEANAQVRLEVLNGNGRRGAASSAADLLRGYGFQVVTVGNAGRFDFQETTVLVRPGDTDVGERLRQVLDPAAASVRVETTADLPEGVDARIVVGQDFTGTATGSAAGSAATGAAPHTREG
- the yqeK gene encoding bis(5'-nucleosyl)-tetraphosphatase (symmetrical) YqeK yields the protein MTGHALRDAGSADLERARQAAEAVLSPARFQHVARVVETARDLAFRHGVDPLRVELAAWLHDLARERSPEALLAAARQAGWEPDAAERADPILLHGPVAAWEAARRGLARDPEVLEAIRWHTTARPGLGPVGCLVFLADKLEPARRYPGVDELRRLAARDVDAAMAAVLDDLIRYCLRNGFWLPAATVAARNHWRQRRPLQGDAAGAGTGAPAPKS
- the nadD gene encoding nicotinate-nucleotide adenylyltransferase, which codes for MARGLEEWLAPRRDGRPLQLGVLGGTFDPIHIGHLVAAEAARTHFRLDRVLFVPAGRPPHKDPAAVSDAEHRYRMTVLATAGNPYFYTTRLELDREGPSYTIDTLRQLSAMAGPEATVYFIAGADSVVTLPSWRGGLGLLDACQLIVVTRPGLPGEALQRFLDSLPAARRARVHLLPIPEIGISSTDLRERVAAGRSIRYLVPAAVEDYVHKYGLYRPRGAGAGSERAGEAAALRRAGTSGAPEGAGEAAGAPGAGPGSAAGAAGGGAGRA
- the obgE gene encoding GTPase ObgE, yielding MTPLPDFVDEAEIYVEAGTGGNGAVSFRREKYVPRGGPDGGDGGRGGDVILVVDPALTTLADLRYRRHYRAGRGGHGEGGNRHGRRGEDCYVPVPPGTVVRDRDTGAILADLADPDQRVVVARGGRGGRGNARFATPRRKAPRLAEKGEPGERRWLKLELRLLADVGLVGWPNAGKSSLLARISAARPKVAAYPFTTLAPNLGVVQRGPGRSFVVADIPGLIEGAHQGVGLGHEFLRHVQRTRVLVYVVDAAATEGRDPQQDLATLRDELEAYEASLLERPGVVAANKMDLPAAAAHLSRLEEAARRWGLELVPISAATGEGLDRLLDRVEALLARAPASQPLPVAERKVYRAGPDPRRVEARREPDGTWTLHGPLVERWVAMTDFDNEEAVRWLLRRLERLGAEDVLRAAGARNGDTVRLGPMELLLGDATGSTDGEREGAPAGEPGGHRGDGGEGGSERGGRGETGHGPDR